Proteins from a genomic interval of Streptomyces fodineus:
- a CDS encoding ABC transporter permease: protein MLRFLVRRIIGAVVILFLLSIVTFVLFFGVPRDPALMMCGKTCNPASIANIHHVLGLDKPLTEQYWIFLHNLFLGSDQFAQGPCPAPCFGYSYHTNEQVWATLMDRLPTTVSLTLGAAVCFLFVGLGTGLLAAWRRGTLIDKTATAAAMVISSLQIYFLGPLALAILVYQTHWFDKPAYNEITHDPAGWFTGLIIPWVILSTIFAAQYTRMARSSMIEQLQEEHVRTARAKGMSRAYVFFRYAWRGSLIPIVTIFGIDLGSLFGGAIITEYTFSLPGLGNLAVQSVFFSDLPLLLGVMLFSASMILLFNIIVDAAYAFIDPRVRLS from the coding sequence ATGCTGCGCTTCCTCGTCCGCCGGATCATCGGTGCCGTCGTCATTCTGTTCCTGCTGAGCATCGTCACGTTCGTGCTGTTCTTCGGGGTGCCCCGGGACCCGGCGCTGATGATGTGCGGCAAGACCTGCAACCCGGCCAGCATCGCGAACATCCACCATGTGCTCGGCCTGGACAAACCCCTCACCGAGCAGTACTGGATCTTCCTGCACAACCTGTTCCTGGGCAGCGACCAGTTCGCCCAGGGGCCCTGCCCCGCCCCGTGCTTCGGGTACTCGTACCACACCAACGAGCAGGTCTGGGCCACGCTGATGGACCGGTTGCCCACCACCGTCTCGCTCACCCTGGGCGCGGCCGTGTGCTTCCTGTTCGTCGGCCTCGGCACCGGCCTGCTCGCCGCCTGGCGGCGCGGCACGCTGATCGACAAGACGGCCACCGCCGCCGCCATGGTGATCAGCTCGCTGCAGATCTACTTCCTCGGCCCGCTGGCCCTGGCGATCCTCGTCTACCAGACCCACTGGTTCGACAAGCCCGCCTACAACGAGATCACCCACGACCCCGCCGGCTGGTTCACCGGCCTGATCATCCCCTGGGTGATCCTCTCCACGATCTTCGCCGCGCAGTACACCCGTATGGCGCGCTCCTCGATGATCGAACAGCTCCAGGAGGAACACGTGCGGACCGCGCGGGCCAAGGGCATGTCCCGCGCCTACGTCTTCTTCCGCTACGCCTGGCGCGGTTCGCTGATCCCGATCGTCACCATCTTCGGCATCGACCTCGGCTCGCTGTTCGGCGGCGCCATCATCACCGAGTACACCTTCAGCCTGCCGGGGCTCGGCAACCTCGCCGTCCAGTCCGTCTTCTTCAGCGACCTGCCGCTGCTGCTCGGCGTGATGCTCTTCTCCGCCAGCATGATCCTGCTGTTCAACATCATCGTCGACGCCGCGTACGCCTTCATCGACCCGCGCGTGCGGCTGTCCTAG
- a CDS encoding class I SAM-dependent methyltransferase, which yields MVDLAFTDLTLAGLYDSLNPWGPGDDFYLGLVLQARSVLDIGCGTGQLLRRARAEGHQGRLMGLDPAAAMLVQARRARADVEWVLGDTQVRCWEGEFDLVVMTGHAFQELVQDEEIRRCLRAVREALAEGGRFVFETRNPAARAWERWTPDRVHEITAADGTAVRVWHEVQGDGLRGGRVRFTETYESEGRPARQVCHSVLRFLDAESLEHALTEAGLTVVEQYGDWGRGPLTPASPEIITVARRAQTPTP from the coding sequence GTGGTAGATCTTGCGTTCACCGATCTCACGCTCGCCGGGCTCTACGACAGCCTCAACCCCTGGGGGCCGGGTGACGACTTCTACCTCGGTCTGGTGCTTCAGGCCCGCTCGGTGCTGGACATCGGGTGCGGCACCGGGCAGTTGCTGCGGCGGGCCCGCGCCGAGGGGCACCAAGGGCGGCTGATGGGGCTCGATCCGGCCGCCGCCATGCTCGTCCAGGCGCGGCGGGCCCGGGCGGACGTCGAGTGGGTGCTCGGGGACACCCAAGTGCGCTGCTGGGAGGGGGAGTTCGACCTCGTCGTCATGACCGGGCACGCCTTTCAGGAACTGGTCCAGGACGAGGAGATCCGGCGCTGTCTGCGGGCGGTGCGGGAAGCGCTCGCCGAGGGCGGCCGGTTCGTGTTCGAGACCCGCAATCCCGCCGCACGCGCCTGGGAGCGCTGGACCCCGGACCGCGTGCACGAGATCACCGCCGCCGACGGGACTGCGGTGCGGGTGTGGCACGAGGTCCAGGGCGACGGGCTCCGCGGGGGCCGGGTGCGGTTCACGGAGACCTACGAGAGCGAGGGCCGGCCGGCCCGGCAGGTGTGCCACAGCGTCCTGCGCTTCCTGGACGCGGAATCACTGGAGCACGCCCTGACCGAGGCCGGCCTCACGGTCGTAGAGCAGTACGGCGACTGGGGCCGGGGTCCGCTCACCCCCGCCAGCCCGGAGATCATCACCGTGGCCCGGCGCGCTCAGACCCCCACGCCCTGA
- the typA gene encoding translational GTPase TypA — translation MATRHDIRNVAIVAHVDHGKTTIVDGMLKQAGAFAAHQLDSVDDRMMDSNDLEREKGITILAKNTAVKYHPKDGGDPITINIIDTPGHADFGGEVERGLSMVDGVVLLVDASEGPLPQTRFVLRKALQQRLPVILCINKTDRPDSRIDEVVNETYDLFLDLDADEEQIEFPIVYACGRDGVASLTKPENGTVPADSTSLEPFFSTILEHIPAPTYEEDAPLQAHVTNLDADNFLGRIALLRVEQGELRKGQTVAWIKRDGSVSNVRISELMMTEALTRKPAEKAGPGDICAVAGIPDIMIGETLADTENPVPLPLITVDEPAISMVIGTNTSPLVGRGGTGKGADAKAAVKDRKVTARQVKDRLDRELIGNVSLRVLDTERPDAWEVQGRGELALAILVETMRREGYELTVGKPQVVTKDVDGKVYEPVERMTIDVPEEHMGAVTQLMGVRKGRMDNMSNHGSGWVRMEFVVPSRGLIGFRTEFLTQTRGTGIGHSIHEGHEPWFGALQTRNNGSLVADRAGVVTAFAMTNLQERGVLFVEPGTEVYEGMIVGENSRSDDMDVNITKEKKLTNMRSSTADVAESIVPPRKLSLEQSLEFCRDDECVEVTPEAVRIRKVNLDQRERARAASRAKHG, via the coding sequence ATGGCCACGCGCCACGACATCCGCAACGTCGCCATCGTCGCTCACGTCGACCACGGCAAGACCACCATCGTCGACGGCATGCTGAAGCAGGCCGGCGCGTTCGCCGCCCACCAGCTCGACTCGGTCGACGACCGCATGATGGACTCGAACGACCTGGAGCGTGAGAAGGGCATCACGATCCTCGCCAAGAACACGGCGGTGAAGTACCACCCCAAGGACGGCGGGGACCCGATCACCATCAACATCATCGACACCCCCGGCCACGCCGACTTCGGCGGCGAGGTCGAGCGCGGTCTGTCGATGGTCGACGGCGTCGTGCTGCTGGTGGACGCCTCCGAGGGCCCGCTGCCGCAGACCCGCTTCGTGCTGCGCAAGGCCCTCCAGCAGCGGCTGCCCGTGATCCTGTGCATCAACAAGACGGACCGCCCGGACTCCCGCATCGACGAGGTCGTCAACGAGACCTACGACCTCTTCCTGGACCTGGACGCGGACGAGGAGCAGATCGAGTTCCCGATCGTCTACGCCTGCGGCCGGGACGGCGTCGCCTCGCTGACCAAGCCGGAGAACGGCACGGTCCCGGCCGACTCCACCAGCCTGGAGCCGTTCTTCTCCACGATCCTGGAGCACATCCCGGCCCCGACGTACGAGGAGGACGCGCCGCTCCAGGCCCACGTCACCAACCTCGACGCCGACAACTTCCTCGGCCGTATCGCGCTGCTCCGCGTCGAGCAGGGCGAGCTGCGCAAGGGCCAGACCGTCGCCTGGATCAAGCGCGACGGCTCGGTCAGCAACGTCCGCATCTCCGAGCTGATGATGACCGAGGCGCTCACCCGCAAGCCGGCGGAGAAGGCCGGCCCGGGTGACATCTGCGCCGTCGCCGGTATCCCCGACATCATGATCGGCGAGACCCTCGCGGACACCGAGAACCCCGTCCCGCTGCCGCTGATCACGGTCGACGAGCCCGCGATCTCCATGGTGATCGGCACGAACACCTCCCCGCTGGTCGGCCGCGGCGGCACCGGCAAGGGCGCGGACGCCAAGGCGGCCGTGAAGGACCGCAAGGTCACCGCCCGGCAGGTGAAGGACCGGCTCGACCGCGAGCTGATCGGTAACGTCTCGCTGCGCGTGCTGGACACCGAGCGTCCGGACGCCTGGGAGGTCCAGGGCCGTGGTGAGCTGGCGCTCGCCATCCTGGTCGAGACCATGCGCCGGGAGGGCTACGAGCTCACCGTCGGCAAGCCCCAGGTGGTCACCAAGGACGTCGACGGCAAGGTCTACGAGCCGGTCGAGCGCATGACGATCGACGTGCCCGAGGAGCACATGGGCGCGGTCACGCAGCTCATGGGTGTCCGCAAGGGCCGGATGGACAACATGTCCAACCACGGCTCCGGCTGGGTGCGCATGGAGTTCGTCGTGCCGTCCCGCGGTCTGATCGGTTTCCGCACCGAGTTCCTGACCCAGACCCGCGGCACCGGCATCGGCCACTCCATCCACGAGGGCCACGAGCCCTGGTTCGGCGCGCTGCAGACCCGTAACAACGGCTCGCTGGTCGCCGACCGCGCCGGCGTGGTCACCGCGTTCGCGATGACGAACCTCCAGGAGCGCGGCGTGCTCTTCGTGGAGCCGGGCACCGAGGTGTACGAGGGCATGATCGTCGGTGAGAACTCCCGCTCCGACGACATGGACGTCAACATCACCAAGGAGAAGAAGCTCACCAACATGCGGTCCTCGACGGCCGACGTGGCGGAGTCGATCGTGCCGCCGCGCAAGCTGTCGTTGGAGCAGTCGCTGGAGTTCTGCCGTGACGACGAGTGCGTCGAGGTGACCCCGGAGGCCGTTCGCATCCGCAAGGTGAACCTCGACCAGCGCGAGCGGGCCCGCGCCGCGAGCCGCGCCAAGCACGGCTGA
- a CDS encoding ABC transporter ATP-binding protein translates to MTTVTKEAGAPTPAGSGPLLSVRDLHVSFRTEDGVVRAVDGLSFDLERGRTLGIVGESGSGKSVTNLTVLGLHNPMFTTVEGEILLDGRELTTARESELEKLRGNKVAMIFQDPLTALSPYYTVGRQIAEPYMKHTGASKKEAWERVVEMLGKVGIPNPRERAKDYPHQFSGGMRQRAMIAMALVCDPDLLIADEPTTALDVTVQAQILDLLKDLQQEFGSGIIFITHDLGVIADMADDILVMYAGGAVERGTTDEVLRSPRHPYTWGLLNSMPRLDSDLGAQLSPIPGTPPSLLNPPSGCRFHPRCTYQERVEGTGRCVGERPLLAPDRASACHLTEGQKQTIFIEEIKPRLG, encoded by the coding sequence GTGACCACTGTGACCAAGGAGGCCGGCGCTCCCACCCCGGCCGGTTCCGGCCCCCTGCTCTCGGTGCGGGACCTGCACGTCAGCTTCAGGACCGAGGACGGCGTCGTACGAGCCGTGGACGGGCTGTCCTTCGACCTGGAGCGCGGCAGGACGCTCGGCATCGTGGGGGAGTCCGGCTCGGGCAAGTCGGTGACCAACCTGACCGTCCTCGGCCTGCACAACCCCATGTTCACCACGGTCGAGGGCGAAATCCTGCTGGACGGGCGGGAGTTGACCACGGCCCGCGAGTCGGAGCTGGAGAAGCTGCGCGGCAACAAGGTCGCCATGATCTTCCAGGACCCGCTCACCGCGCTCTCCCCGTACTACACCGTCGGCCGGCAGATCGCCGAGCCGTACATGAAGCACACCGGCGCCTCCAAGAAGGAGGCCTGGGAGCGCGTGGTGGAGATGCTCGGCAAGGTCGGCATCCCCAACCCCAGGGAGCGGGCGAAAGACTACCCGCACCAGTTCTCCGGCGGTATGCGCCAGCGCGCGATGATCGCCATGGCCCTGGTCTGCGACCCCGACCTGCTGATCGCCGACGAGCCGACCACGGCCCTGGACGTGACGGTCCAGGCGCAGATTCTCGATCTGCTCAAGGACCTGCAACAGGAGTTCGGATCCGGCATCATCTTCATCACCCACGACCTGGGGGTGATCGCCGACATGGCCGACGACATCTTGGTGATGTACGCGGGCGGCGCGGTGGAGCGGGGCACGACCGACGAGGTGCTGCGCTCGCCCCGGCACCCGTACACCTGGGGCCTGCTCAACTCGATGCCGCGCCTGGACTCCGACCTCGGCGCCCAGCTCTCCCCGATCCCCGGCACCCCGCCCTCGCTGCTCAACCCGCCGTCCGGCTGCCGCTTCCACCCCCGCTGCACCTACCAGGAGCGGGTCGAGGGCACGGGCCGCTGTGTGGGCGAGCGCCCGCTGCTGGCGCCGGACCGGGCCTCCGCGTGCCATCTCACCGAGGGACAGAAGCAGACCATCTTCATCGAAGAGATCAAGCCCCGTCTGGGCTAG
- a CDS encoding ABC transporter ATP-binding protein, translating into MTEDMVLSAPRAKGTGADGEPLLEVSGLTKHFPVKGGFPIRRTIGAVQAVDGVDITVHAGESFGLVGESGCGKSTTGRLITRLLEPTGGTISYRGRDISHATRKELAPIRSEIQMIFQDPYSSLNPRQTVGKIISGPMEINDIQPEGGREKRVRELLEIVGLNPEHFNRFPHEFSGGQRQRIGVARALALEPKLIVADEPVSALDVSIQAQVVNLLQKVQEELGIAFLFIAHDLAVVRHFSQRVAVMYLGKIIEVGDRDSIYTRPRHPYTHALLSAVPEVNLSQDDTAGRERIRLAGDVPSPISPPSGCRFRTRCWKAQDKCATEEPPLVQISGNREGHLTACHFPEEPTIEARDEDIVLDPALAALEEGTGEQP; encoded by the coding sequence ATGACAGAGGACATGGTCCTGTCGGCCCCGCGCGCCAAGGGCACCGGCGCGGACGGGGAGCCGCTGCTGGAGGTCTCCGGGCTGACCAAGCACTTCCCCGTCAAGGGCGGCTTCCCGATCCGCCGGACGATCGGCGCCGTGCAGGCCGTGGACGGCGTCGACATCACCGTGCACGCGGGGGAGAGCTTCGGCCTGGTCGGCGAGTCGGGCTGCGGCAAGTCGACCACGGGCCGGCTGATCACGCGCCTGCTGGAGCCGACCGGCGGCACGATCAGCTACCGCGGCCGGGACATCAGCCACGCGACGCGCAAGGAACTCGCCCCGATCCGCTCCGAGATCCAGATGATCTTCCAGGACCCGTACTCGTCGCTGAACCCGCGGCAGACGGTCGGCAAGATCATCTCGGGCCCGATGGAGATCAACGACATCCAACCGGAGGGCGGCCGGGAGAAGCGGGTCCGCGAACTCCTGGAGATCGTGGGCCTGAACCCGGAGCACTTCAACCGCTTCCCGCACGAGTTCTCCGGCGGCCAGCGCCAGCGCATCGGCGTGGCCCGCGCACTGGCCCTGGAACCGAAGCTGATCGTCGCCGACGAGCCGGTCTCCGCCCTGGACGTCTCGATCCAGGCCCAGGTCGTCAACCTGCTCCAGAAGGTCCAGGAGGAGCTCGGGATCGCGTTCCTCTTCATCGCCCACGACCTGGCGGTGGTACGGCACTTCTCGCAGCGCGTTGCCGTGATGTACCTCGGCAAGATCATCGAGGTGGGCGACCGCGACTCCATCTACACCCGGCCACGCCACCCGTACACCCACGCCCTGCTGTCCGCCGTCCCCGAGGTGAACCTCTCGCAGGACGACACCGCGGGACGCGAACGCATCCGCCTGGCCGGTGACGTCCCGTCCCCGATCTCCCCGCCCTCCGGCTGCCGCTTCCGCACCCGCTGCTGGAAGGCCCAGGACAAGTGCGCGACGGAGGAACCGCCGCTGGTCCAGATCTCCGGCAACCGCGAGGGCCACCTGACGGCCTGCCACTTCCCGGAGGAACCGACGATCGAGGCCCGCGACGAGGACATCGTCCTGGACCCGGCACTGGCGGCGTTGGAGGAGGGCACGGGGGAGCAGCCGTAG
- a CDS encoding ABC transporter permease: MTSPIDIEGGGTSVVVDGEPGPEAKGEAVKLEGRSPGQLMWLRFRRDRTGVISAYVVGFFFLVGLTAPLIAKLYGKNPYTVYADERPDLFDSAGVPVQPNGGISSDFWFGLEPGNGYDVFTKLVYGIRTSLMISVAVTVAVVVTGILLGVAAGYLGGRTDYFIGRVIDFLLAFPAQLFFIASMPVVVSLFVSPRDETPTYVRVVALIIVQWFLGWMGLGRILRGTALALREREFIEAARVSGASSWRIIRKEILPNVVTPLLVQSTYLLPNFVTAEAGLSYLGVGIVEPTPDWGQMFSKASTQLVMENDITYMFFPGVSMIIFVVAFNLLGDSVRDAFDPKTAR; this comes from the coding sequence GTGACAAGTCCTATCGACATTGAGGGCGGCGGGACTTCGGTCGTCGTCGACGGCGAACCAGGGCCGGAGGCGAAGGGCGAAGCCGTCAAGCTCGAAGGCCGGTCTCCCGGCCAGCTGATGTGGCTGCGCTTCAGGCGCGACCGCACCGGCGTGATCTCGGCCTACGTCGTGGGCTTCTTCTTCCTGGTCGGCCTGACCGCCCCGCTGATCGCCAAGCTGTACGGCAAGAACCCGTACACGGTGTACGCGGACGAGCGGCCGGACCTCTTCGACAGCGCCGGCGTGCCGGTGCAGCCCAACGGCGGTATCAGCAGCGACTTCTGGTTCGGCCTCGAACCCGGCAACGGCTACGACGTCTTCACCAAGCTGGTCTACGGCATCCGCACCTCGCTGATGATCTCGGTCGCCGTCACCGTCGCCGTCGTCGTGACCGGCATCCTTCTGGGCGTCGCGGCCGGCTATCTCGGCGGCAGGACCGACTACTTCATCGGCCGGGTCATCGACTTCCTGCTCGCCTTCCCCGCGCAGCTGTTCTTCATCGCGAGCATGCCGGTCGTGGTGTCCCTGTTCGTCAGTCCCCGCGACGAGACCCCCACCTATGTCCGGGTGGTGGCCCTGATCATCGTCCAGTGGTTCCTGGGCTGGATGGGGCTCGGCCGTATCCTGCGCGGCACCGCACTCGCCCTGCGGGAGCGGGAGTTCATCGAGGCGGCCCGGGTCAGCGGTGCCTCGTCGTGGCGGATCATCCGCAAGGAGATCCTGCCGAACGTCGTCACCCCGCTGCTGGTGCAGTCGACGTATCTGCTGCCCAACTTCGTGACGGCCGAGGCCGGTTTGTCCTACCTGGGTGTCGGCATCGTCGAACCGACGCCGGACTGGGGGCAGATGTTCTCCAAGGCGTCCACCCAGCTGGTGATGGAGAACGACATCACCTACATGTTCTTCCCCGGCGTATCGATGATCATCTTCGTCGTCGCGTTCAACCTGCTCGGGGACTCGGTCAGAGACGCCTTCGATCCCAAGACCGCGCGCTGA
- a CDS encoding DUF397 domain-containing protein: MLNPDTWRKSSFSGGGQGDACVEVADRDTHIAIRDSKTPDRATLTFPPTAFIPFIQSLKHPRTTKS, encoded by the coding sequence ATGCTGAACCCCGACACCTGGCGGAAGTCCTCCTTCTCCGGTGGCGGCCAGGGCGACGCCTGCGTCGAAGTCGCTGACCGGGACACCCACATAGCCATCCGCGATTCAAAAACCCCGGACAGAGCCACCCTCACCTTCCCCCCTACCGCCTTCATCCCCTTCATCCAATCCCTGAAGCACCCTCGCACCACCAAGAGTTGA
- a CDS encoding ABC transporter substrate-binding protein: MSRGGRHAYAALSVLAAGALVLTGCSKGGSDSGGNGKKDQQDAKRQQASIKFGNAAESTGPATPVPGAKSGGTMEVLQRDSYAHLDPGQIYVSDQMSVAQLLHRGLTGYKATSDDGSKHEVVGDLATDSGTTTDGGKTWKYTLKDGIKFQDGTPITSKDFRQTFERLFAPFINQGPTYIQQWLADTSGATYRKLLPDGPYKGKHLPDSVLETPDDKTIVFHFKTPHPDLPYALAMSGYAVVSQKGDTKEKYDKAPLVTGPYKIQSFKSGKSMVLVKNPNWDPKTDPIRHQYVDQFNITFNQQFENSTKALLADSGADQTGVSFNNQVDAGNLSQVLKDPKLKSRTVSGYQPYVGQMNINMSHPAMKDKTVREAIAYALPITPFVRAYGGTDAMEVAGGLISPTVSGYDPSFDPWGKKKMPAGDPAKAKELLKKAGKLNMKLTFGYINTPEGQQYSTAMAAGLQKAGFNVQRQEIPAETYYDQVSKLNNNYDIFHTAWGADWPSALTVLPPLYDGRVIADGAQNYSQVNDPKINSEIDRINKITDPVKSAAEWEKLDQYIVKDSVNVVPTAYYKQTQIAGSKVGGLVYDDVIGGVDPRRLFIK; the protein is encoded by the coding sequence ATGAGTAGGGGCGGACGCCACGCATACGCCGCGCTCTCCGTGCTCGCCGCCGGAGCTCTCGTGCTCACCGGTTGCAGCAAGGGCGGCAGCGACTCCGGCGGCAACGGCAAGAAGGACCAGCAGGACGCCAAACGCCAGCAGGCCTCGATCAAGTTCGGCAACGCGGCCGAGTCCACCGGCCCGGCGACCCCCGTGCCCGGCGCCAAGTCCGGCGGCACCATGGAGGTGCTGCAGCGGGACTCGTACGCGCACCTCGACCCGGGTCAGATATACGTCTCCGACCAGATGTCGGTCGCGCAGCTGCTGCACAGAGGACTGACCGGCTACAAGGCCACGAGCGACGACGGCAGCAAGCACGAGGTGGTCGGCGACCTCGCCACCGACTCCGGCACCACCACCGACGGCGGCAAGACCTGGAAGTACACGCTCAAGGACGGCATCAAGTTCCAGGACGGCACACCGATCACGTCCAAGGACTTCCGGCAGACCTTCGAGCGGCTCTTCGCGCCGTTCATCAACCAGGGCCCCACCTACATCCAGCAGTGGCTGGCCGACACCTCCGGCGCCACCTACCGCAAGCTGCTGCCGGACGGTCCGTACAAGGGCAAGCACCTGCCCGACTCCGTCCTGGAGACACCGGACGACAAAACCATCGTCTTCCACTTCAAGACCCCGCACCCCGACCTGCCCTACGCACTGGCCATGTCGGGCTACGCGGTCGTCTCGCAGAAGGGCGACACCAAGGAGAAGTACGACAAGGCACCGCTGGTGACCGGCCCGTACAAGATCCAGTCCTTCAAGTCCGGCAAGTCGATGGTGCTGGTCAAGAACCCCAACTGGGACCCGAAGACGGACCCGATCCGGCACCAGTACGTGGACCAGTTCAACATCACGTTCAACCAGCAGTTCGAGAACTCCACCAAGGCCCTGCTCGCCGACAGCGGCGCCGACCAGACCGGCGTCAGCTTCAACAACCAGGTCGACGCGGGCAACCTGTCCCAGGTCCTGAAGGACCCGAAGCTGAAGTCCCGCACGGTCTCCGGCTACCAGCCGTACGTCGGCCAGATGAACATCAACATGAGCCACCCGGCCATGAAGGACAAGACGGTCCGCGAGGCCATCGCCTACGCCCTGCCCATCACCCCGTTCGTGCGCGCCTACGGCGGCACCGACGCCATGGAGGTCGCGGGCGGCCTGATCTCCCCGACCGTCTCCGGCTACGACCCCTCCTTCGACCCGTGGGGCAAGAAGAAGATGCCCGCCGGTGACCCGGCGAAGGCCAAGGAACTGCTGAAGAAGGCCGGCAAGCTCAACATGAAGCTGACCTTCGGCTACATCAACACCCCCGAGGGCCAGCAGTACTCCACCGCCATGGCGGCGGGCCTGCAGAAGGCCGGCTTCAACGTCCAGCGCCAGGAGATCCCGGCCGAGACCTACTACGACCAGGTCTCCAAGCTGAACAACAACTACGACATCTTCCACACCGCGTGGGGCGCCGACTGGCCCTCCGCCCTGACCGTGCTCCCGCCGCTGTACGACGGCCGCGTGATCGCCGACGGTGCGCAGAACTACTCGCAGGTCAACGACCCGAAGATCAACAGCGAGATCGACCGGATCAACAAGATCACCGACCCGGTCAAGTCCGCCGCCGAGTGGGAGAAGCTCGACCAGTACATCGTGAAGGACAGCGTCAACGTCGTCCCGACCGCGTACTACAAGCAGACCCAGATCGCCGGCTCCAAGGTCGGCGGCCTCGTCTACGACGACGTGATCGGCGGCGTCGACCCGCGTCGCCTCTTCATCAAGTAA